From one Bos javanicus breed banteng chromosome 15, ARS-OSU_banteng_1.0, whole genome shotgun sequence genomic stretch:
- the LOC133261249 gene encoding putative olfactory receptor 56B2 yields MFQDLGNFNSSKFQVSEFILLGFPGIHSWQHWLSLPLVLLYLLALSANILILIIINQEATLHQPMYYFLGILAVVDMGLATTIMPKILTILWFNAKTIGLPECFVQMYAIHSFVGMESGIFVCMAIDRYVAICQPLCYSSIITKSFVLKATVLMALRNSLTTIPIPVLAAQRHYCSKNQIEHCLCSNLGVTSLSCDDRTVNSVYQLLLAWILMGSDLGLILVSYALILHSVLKLNSMEATSKALSTCTSHLILILFFYTVVIVISITHSATMTFPLIPVLLNVLHNVIPPALNPMVYALKNKELRQGLCKLLKLDFKGN; encoded by the coding sequence ATGTTCCAGGATCTCGGAAATTTCAACAGCTCAAAGTTTCAGGTCTCTGAGTTCATTCTTTTGGGATTCCCAGGCATTCACAGCTGGCAGCACTGGCTATCCCTGCCTCTGGTTCTGCTCTACCTCTTAGCTCTCAGTGCAAACATCCTTATCTTGATCATCATCAATCAAGAGGCAACACTGCACCAGCCTATGTATTATTTCCTGGGCATCCTGGCTGTGGTTGACATGGGCCTTGCTACCACCATCATGCCCAAGATTTTGACCATCTTGTGGTTCAATGCGAAGACCATTGGTCTCCCTGAGTGCTTTGTACAGATGTATGCCATACATAGCTTTGTAGGAATGGAATCAGGCATTTTTGTCTGCATGGCTATAGATAGATATGTGGCAATTTGTCAACCACTGTGTTATTCATCAATCATCACCAAATCTTTTGTGCTCAAAGCTACTGTGCTCATGGCACTCAGAAACAGCCTGACTACCATCCCAATTCCTGTGTTGGCGGCTCAGAGACACTATTGCTCAAAAAACCAAATTGAGCACTGTCTGTGCTCTAATCTTGGTGTCACTAGTCTATCCTGTGATGACAGAACAGTCAACAGTGTTTACCAGCTACTTTTGGCCTGGATACTCATGGGGagtgacttgggtttgattcttgtATCCTATGCTTTGATACTTCACTCTGTACTGAAACTGAACTCAATGGAAGCTACATCCAAGGCCCTGAGTACCTGCACTTCCCACCTCATCCTAATCCTGTTTTTCTACACAGTCGTTATTGTCATTTCTATCACCCATAGTGCAACAATGACATTTCCCCTCATCCCAGTTCTACTCAATGTACTCCACAACGTcattcctcctgccctcaatcctatGGTCTATGCACTCAAGAACAAGGAGCTCAGACAGGGCTTATGCAAGCTCCTTAAGCTGGACTTCAAAGGCAATTAA
- the LOC133260960 gene encoding putative olfactory receptor 56B2, translating to MPVRKRQMLLKSQDLSNSNSSEFQVSEFILLGFPGIHSWQHWLSLPLALLYLLALSANILILIIINKEATLHQPMYYFLGILAVVDMGLPTTIMPKILAILWFNSKAISFPQCFIQMYAIHCFVAMESGIFVCMAIDRYVAICRPLRYPSIITGSFVVKATVFMALRNSLTTIPIPVFAAQRQYCSKNQIEHCLCSNLGVTSLSCDDDKTVKSIYQLLLAWTLMGSDLGLIILSYALILQSVLKLNSAEAASKALSTCTSHLILILFFYTVIIVISITHSAAMTVPLIPVLLNVLHNVIPPALNPMVYALKNKELRQGLYNLLKLDFKGK from the exons ATGccagtaagaaaaagacaaatgctct TGAAGTCCCAGGATCTCAGCAACTCCAACAGCTCAGAGTTCCAGGTCTCTGAGTTCATTCTTTTGGGATTCCCAGGCATTCACAGCTGGCAACACTGGCTATCCCTGCCCCTGGCTCTGCTCTACCTCTTAGCTCTCAGTGCCAACATCCTTATCTTGATCATTATCAATAAGGAGGCAACATTGCACCAGCCTATGTATTATTTCCTGGGCATCCTGGCTGTAGTAGACATGGGTCTGCCTACTACCATCATGCCCAAGATTTTGGCAATCTTGTGGTTTAATTCAAAAGCCATCAGTTTCCCTCAGTGCTTTATACAGATGTATGCTATACACTGTTTTGTGGCCATGGAATCAGGCATCTTTGTTTGCATGGCTATAGATAGATATGTAGCCATTTGTCGACCTCTACGCTATCCATCGATAATTACTGGCTCCTTTGTGGTCAAAGCAACTGTGTTCATGGCGCTCAGAAATAGCCTGACTACTATCCCAATTCCTGTGTTTGCAGCTCAGAGACAGTACTGTTCAAAGAACCAGATTGAGCACTGTCTTTGCTCAAATCTTGGAGTCACTAGCCTATCTTGTGATGATGACAAGACAGTCAAGAGTATCTACCAGCTACTTCTGGCATGGACACTCATGGGAAGTGATTTGGGTTTGATTATTTTATCATATGCCTTGATACTTCAATCTGTATTGAAGTTGAACTCAGCAGAAGCTGCATCCAAGGCCTTAAGTACCTGCACTTCCCACCTCATCCTAATTCTTTTCTTCTACACAGTCATTATTGTCATTTCTATCACCCACAGTGCAGCAATGACAGTTCCCCTCATCCCAGTTCTACTCAATGTACTCCACAATGttattcctcctgccctcaatcccatGGTCTATGCACTCAAGAACAAGGAGCTCAGACAGGGCTTATATAACCTTCTTAAACTGGACTTCAAAGGCAAGTAA
- the LOC133260961 gene encoding putative olfactory receptor 56B2: MFQDLRDSNSSKFQVSEFILLGFPGIHSWQHWLSLPLALLYLLALSSNILILIIISKEATLHQPMYRFLGILAMVDMGMATNIMPKILAILWFNAKSISLPECFLQMYVIHTFMLTESGIFVCMAIDRYVAICRPLRYPSIINESFVVKATVFMTLRNSLSSIPVPVLAAQRHYCSKNQIKHCLCSTLGVASLSCDDKRINSVYQLLLAWTFMGSDLGLIIISCVLILHSVLKLNSAEAASKALSTHTSHLILILFFYTILIVLSVTHGATKTVPLIPVLLSVLENVIPPALNPMVYALKNKDLRHGLYKFLKLRGCSPL; the protein is encoded by the coding sequence ATGTTCCAGGATCTCAGAGATTCCAACAGCTCAAAGTTCCAGGTCTCTGAGTTCATTCTGTTGGGATTCCCAGGCATTCACAGCTGGCAACACTGGCTATCCCTGCCCCTGGCTCTGCTCTACCTCTTAGCTCTCAGCTCCAACATCCTTATCCTGATCATCATCAGTAAGGAGGCAACACTGCACCAGCCCATGTACCGTTTCCTAGGCATCCTGGCCATGGTAGATATGGGCATGGCTACCAACATCATGCCCAAGATTTTGGCGATCTTGTGGTTCAATGCTAAGTCTATCAGTCTCCCTGAGTGCTTTCTGCAAATGTATGTCATACATACATTTATGCTTACGGAATCAGGCATCTTTGTCTGCATGGCTATAGATAGGTATGTAGCCATTTGTCGACCACTACGCTATCCATCAATAATCAACGAATCTTTTGTGGTCAAAGCCACTGTGTTCATGACACTCAGAAACAGTCTGTCTTCTATCCCTGTGCCTGTGTTGGCTGCTCAGAGACACTACTGCTCAAAAAACCAAATCAAGCATTGTCTGTGTTCTACTCTTGGAGTCGCTAGCCTATCCTGTGATGACAAGAGAATCAACAGTGTCTATCAGTTACTTCTGGCCTGGACATTCATGGGAAGTGACTTGGGTTTGATTATTATATCCTGTGTTCTAATTCTTCACTCTGTGCTGAAACTGAACTCAGCAGAAGCTGCATCCAAGGCCTTAAGCACTCACACTTCCCACCTTATCCTAATCCTTTTTTTCTATACAATTCTCATTGTCCTTTCTGTCACCCATGGTGCAACAAAGACAGTTCCCCTCATCCCAGTTCTACTCAGTGTACTTGAAAATGTCATTCCTCCTGCCCTTAACCCCATGGTCTATGCACTCAAGAACAAGGACCTGAGACATGGCTTATATAAGTTCCTTAAGCTGAGAGGATGCTCACCTTTGTAA